A window of the Serratia sarumanii genome harbors these coding sequences:
- a CDS encoding bifunctional 4-hydroxy-2-oxoglutarate aldolase/2-dehydro-3-deoxy-phosphogluconate aldolase, giving the protein MKNWKTSAEQILTAGPVVPVIVINKLEQAVPLAKALVAGGVRVLEVTLRTACGLEAIRAIAKEVPEAIIGAGTVINPQQLREVTEAGAQFAISPGLTEALLQAATAGPIPLIPGISTVSELMQGMDHGLREFKFFPAEANGGVKALQAIGGPFPQVRFCPTGGITPNNYRDYLALNSVLCIGGSWLVPADALESGDYARITELARSAVSGAAL; this is encoded by the coding sequence ATGAAAAACTGGAAAACCAGCGCCGAGCAGATCCTGACGGCAGGGCCGGTGGTGCCTGTTATCGTGATCAACAAGCTGGAGCAGGCGGTGCCGCTGGCGAAAGCGCTGGTTGCCGGCGGCGTGCGGGTATTGGAGGTGACGCTGCGCACCGCCTGCGGGCTGGAGGCGATCCGCGCTATCGCCAAAGAGGTGCCGGAGGCCATCATCGGCGCCGGTACGGTGATCAATCCGCAGCAGCTGCGGGAGGTGACCGAGGCGGGAGCGCAGTTCGCCATCAGCCCGGGGCTGACCGAAGCCTTGCTGCAGGCGGCGACGGCGGGGCCAATCCCGCTCATCCCGGGCATCAGCACCGTTTCCGAGCTGATGCAGGGCATGGATCACGGCCTGCGCGAGTTCAAATTCTTCCCGGCGGAAGCCAACGGCGGCGTGAAGGCACTGCAGGCGATCGGCGGCCCGTTCCCGCAGGTGCGTTTTTGCCCGACCGGCGGCATTACGCCGAACAACTACCGCGATTATCTGGCGCTGAACAGCGTACTTTGCATCGGTGGTTCCTGGCTGGTGCCGGCGGACGCGCTCGAAAGCGGCGACTACGCGCGCATCACTGAACTGGCGCGCAGCGCCGTCAGCGGGGCCGCGTTGTAA
- the zwf gene encoding glucose-6-phosphate dehydrogenase, with protein sequence MAVTSTAQACDLVIFGAKGDLARRKLLPSLYQLEKAGHIHPETRIIGVGRAEWDKKAYTEVVKEALGTFMKEKLDDELWATLSARLDFCNLDVNDSKNFTKLGKMLDQKHRTTINYFAMPPSTFGAICKGLGEAKLNHEPARVVMEKPLGTDLASSRVINDQVAEYFNESQVYRIDHYLGKETVLNLLALRFANSLFASNWDNRTIDSVQITVAEEVGIEGRWGYFDQAGQMRDMIQNHLLQILTMIAMSPPADLTTDRIRDEKVKVLRSLRRIDQTNVRETTVRGQYTAGFVQGKKVPGYLEEEGANKSSSTETFVSIRVDIDNWQWAGVPFYLRTGKRLPTKCSEVVVYFKNPPLNLFSDSYQQLPQNKLTIRLQPDEGIEIQVLNKVPGLDHKHRLQTTKLDLSFSETFNQEHVADAYERLLLETMRGIQALFVRRDEVEEAWKWVDSIMDAWKADNEAPKPYQAGTWGPVASVAMITRDGRSWNEFE encoded by the coding sequence ATGGCGGTAACCTCTACAGCCCAGGCGTGTGACCTGGTTATTTTCGGCGCGAAAGGTGATTTGGCGCGCCGTAAGCTGCTGCCTTCCCTGTACCAGTTAGAGAAAGCCGGACACATCCACCCGGAAACGCGGATCATCGGCGTCGGCCGCGCGGAGTGGGATAAAAAAGCCTATACCGAAGTGGTCAAGGAAGCGCTTGGCACCTTCATGAAGGAAAAACTGGATGATGAACTCTGGGCCACGCTGAGCGCACGCCTGGACTTCTGCAATCTGGACGTCAACGACAGCAAGAACTTTACCAAATTGGGTAAAATGCTGGATCAGAAACACCGCACCACCATCAACTACTTCGCCATGCCGCCAAGCACCTTCGGCGCCATCTGCAAAGGGTTGGGCGAAGCCAAACTGAACCATGAGCCGGCGCGCGTGGTGATGGAGAAGCCGCTGGGCACCGATCTGGCGTCTTCCCGCGTGATCAACGACCAGGTGGCGGAGTACTTCAACGAATCCCAGGTTTACCGTATCGACCACTATCTCGGTAAAGAGACGGTGCTGAACCTGTTGGCGCTGCGTTTCGCCAACTCGCTGTTCGCATCCAACTGGGATAACCGCACCATCGATTCGGTGCAGATCACCGTGGCGGAAGAGGTGGGCATCGAAGGGCGTTGGGGTTACTTCGACCAGGCCGGCCAGATGCGCGACATGATCCAGAACCACCTGCTGCAGATCCTGACCATGATCGCCATGTCGCCGCCGGCGGATCTGACCACTGACCGTATCCGCGACGAGAAGGTGAAGGTACTGCGTTCGCTGCGCCGTATCGATCAGACCAATGTACGGGAAACCACCGTGCGCGGTCAGTACACCGCCGGTTTCGTCCAGGGCAAGAAAGTGCCGGGTTATCTGGAAGAGGAAGGGGCGAACAAGAGCAGCAGCACCGAAACTTTCGTCTCCATCCGCGTGGATATCGACAACTGGCAGTGGGCCGGGGTGCCGTTCTACCTGCGTACCGGTAAACGTCTGCCGACCAAATGCTCGGAAGTGGTGGTGTACTTCAAAAACCCACCGCTTAACCTGTTCAGCGACTCTTACCAACAGCTGCCGCAGAACAAGCTGACCATCCGCCTGCAGCCGGACGAAGGCATCGAAATTCAGGTGCTGAACAAGGTGCCGGGGCTGGATCACAAGCACCGTCTGCAGACCACCAAGCTGGATCTGAGCTTCTCGGAAACCTTCAACCAGGAGCACGTGGCGGACGCCTACGAGCGCCTGCTGCTGGAGACCATGCGCGGCATTCAGGCGCTGTTTGTGCGCCGCGATGAAGTGGAAGAGGCCTGGAAGTGGGTCGACTCCATCATGGACGCATGGAAAGCCGACAACGAGGCGCCGAAGCCTTATCAGGCGGGCACCTGGGGGCCGGTGGCCTCGGTGGCGATGATCACCCGCGACGGCCGTTCCTGGAACGAGTTCGAGTAA
- a CDS encoding MurR/RpiR family transcriptional regulator — protein MNTLDKIQSHLELLSKSERKVAEVILASPQTAIHSSIATLARMADVSEPTVNRFCRRLDTKGFPDFKLHLAQSLANGTPYVNRNVEEDDSVDAYTSKIFESVMASLDTVKANLDIAAINRAVDLLTQAKKISFFGLGASAAVAHDAMNKFFRFNIPVVYFDDIVMQRMSCMNSGEGDVVVLISHTGRTKNLVEMAHLARENDATVLAITSRDTPLAQAATLALLLDVPEDTDVYMPMVSRIAQLTLIDVLATGFTLRRGAKFRDNLKRVKEALKESRFDKGVVIPNSFDS, from the coding sequence ATGAATACGCTGGACAAAATCCAGAGCCATCTGGAACTCCTGAGCAAATCTGAAAGGAAAGTCGCCGAGGTGATCCTGGCCTCCCCGCAGACCGCCATTCACTCCAGCATCGCCACGCTGGCGCGCATGGCCGACGTCAGCGAACCCACCGTCAACCGTTTTTGCCGCCGCCTTGATACCAAAGGCTTTCCCGACTTCAAACTGCATCTCGCCCAAAGCCTGGCTAACGGCACGCCCTACGTAAACCGTAATGTCGAGGAAGACGACAGCGTCGATGCCTATACCAGCAAGATCTTCGAATCGGTCATGGCCAGCCTGGATACAGTAAAGGCAAATTTGGATATTGCCGCAATCAATCGTGCGGTTGACCTACTCACCCAGGCAAAAAAGATCTCTTTCTTCGGCCTGGGCGCCTCCGCGGCGGTAGCGCACGATGCGATGAACAAATTTTTCCGCTTCAACATTCCGGTGGTCTACTTCGATGACATCGTCATGCAGCGCATGAGCTGCATGAACTCCGGCGAAGGCGACGTGGTGGTGCTGATCTCACACACCGGCCGCACCAAGAATCTGGTGGAGATGGCCCACCTGGCGCGAGAAAACGACGCCACGGTATTGGCTATCACCTCGCGCGACACCCCGCTCGCCCAGGCAGCGACCCTCGCTCTGCTGCTCGACGTGCCCGAAGACACCGACGTTTACATGCCGATGGTGTCACGGATCGCGCAATTAACGCTCATTGACGTGCTAGCCACCGGATTTACCTTGCGCCGAGGGGCTAAATTCAGAGATAACTTGAAGCGGGTCAAAGAAGCGCTCAAAGAATCGCGCTTTGATAAAGGCGTGGTCATTCCCAACAGTTTTGATTCGTGA
- the pyk gene encoding pyruvate kinase: MSRRLRRTKIVTTLGPATDRDNNLEKIIAAGANVVRLNFSHGSPEDHQARADKVREIAAKLGRHVAILGDLQGPKIRVSTFKEGKIFLNVGDKFLLDANLSKGEGDKEKVGIDYKGLPADVVPGDVLLLDDGRVQLKVLEVQGMKVFTEVTVGGPLSNNKGINKLGGGLSAEALTEKDKADIVTAAKIGVDYLAVSFPRTGEDLNYARRLARDAGCNAKIVSKVERAEAVCSDEAMDDIILASDVVMVARGDLGVEIGDPELVGIQKKLIRRARTLNRAVITATQMMESMITNPMPTRAEVMDVANAVLDGTDAVMLSAETAAGQYPAETVAAMARVCLGAEKIPSINVSKHRLDVQFDNIEEAIAMSSMYAANHLKGVTALIAMTESGRTALMMSRISSGLPIFAMSRHEHTLNLTALYRGVTPVYFDSHKDGVIAANEAVNRLRDKGFLVSGDLVIVTQGDVMETVGTTNTSRILRVE; the protein is encoded by the coding sequence ATGTCCAGACGGCTCAGAAGAACCAAAATCGTTACCACCCTGGGTCCGGCTACTGACCGCGACAATAATCTGGAAAAGATCATTGCCGCCGGCGCCAACGTAGTTCGGCTTAACTTCTCCCACGGCAGCCCGGAAGATCACCAGGCTCGCGCTGACAAAGTGCGCGAAATCGCCGCAAAACTGGGACGTCACGTCGCTATACTCGGCGATCTGCAAGGGCCGAAAATCCGCGTCTCCACCTTCAAGGAAGGCAAAATCTTCCTCAACGTGGGCGATAAATTCCTGCTGGACGCCAACCTGTCAAAAGGCGAAGGCGATAAAGAAAAAGTCGGTATCGACTATAAAGGCCTGCCTGCCGACGTGGTGCCGGGCGATGTCCTGCTGCTCGACGACGGCCGCGTTCAGTTGAAAGTGCTCGAAGTTCAGGGCATGAAAGTGTTTACCGAAGTGACGGTCGGCGGCCCGCTGTCCAACAACAAGGGCATCAATAAGCTCGGCGGTGGCCTGTCGGCCGAAGCGCTGACCGAAAAAGACAAGGCGGACATCGTGACCGCCGCCAAGATTGGCGTCGACTATCTGGCGGTTTCCTTCCCGCGCACCGGTGAAGACCTGAACTATGCCCGCCGCCTGGCGCGCGACGCCGGCTGCAACGCCAAGATCGTGTCCAAGGTTGAGCGCGCCGAAGCGGTCTGCAGCGACGAAGCGATGGACGACATTATTCTGGCCTCCGACGTGGTGATGGTTGCCCGTGGCGATCTCGGCGTCGAAATCGGCGATCCGGAACTGGTCGGCATTCAGAAGAAACTGATCCGCCGCGCCCGTACCCTGAACCGCGCGGTGATCACCGCAACTCAGATGATGGAGTCGATGATCACCAACCCGATGCCGACCCGCGCCGAAGTCATGGACGTGGCCAACGCCGTGCTGGACGGCACCGACGCCGTTATGCTGTCGGCGGAAACCGCCGCCGGCCAATACCCGGCGGAAACCGTGGCGGCGATGGCGCGCGTTTGTCTGGGCGCCGAGAAGATCCCGAGCATCAATGTTTCCAAACACCGCCTGGACGTGCAGTTCGACAACATCGAAGAAGCGATTGCCATGTCTTCGATGTATGCTGCCAACCACCTGAAAGGCGTTACCGCGCTGATCGCCATGACCGAGTCCGGCCGCACCGCGCTGATGATGTCACGCATCAGCTCCGGCCTGCCGATCTTCGCCATGTCGCGTCATGAGCATACGCTGAACCTGACCGCGCTGTATCGCGGCGTGACGCCGGTGTATTTCGACAGCCACAAAGACGGCGTGATCGCCGCCAATGAAGCCGTCAATCGCCTGCGCGACAAGGGCTTCCTGGTCTCCGGCGATCTGGTGATCGTTACCCAGGGCGACGTGATGGAAACCGTCGGCACCACCAATACCAGCCGTATCCTGCGCGTCGAGTAA
- a CDS encoding leucine-rich repeat domain-containing protein yields the protein MLHQHTPAASGDELDLDGHGLTQLDESPLAGHALRKISLYDNQLTALPVALFRHRNLRVLNISCNQLDRLPPEIGQLQQLEMFDFGHNRANELPEELGQLHRLKYLYLSDNGFSDLPRSLAQLQQLVYLNATDNHLTVLPQAIPRLAALQELRLYNNRIGNLPAEIGQLHALRELHIMKNALTSLPAEMAQLGELEILDAANNAIAELPQAFCRLPRLSELSLRFNQLTRLPDNIGELTALRSLDLRANRLSDLPESLGELSRLRKLDLRWNDFTRTPKVVDILRARGCRVHI from the coding sequence ATGCTCCACCAACACACTCCCGCAGCGAGCGGTGATGAGCTCGATCTCGACGGCCACGGCCTGACGCAGCTCGACGAGTCGCCGTTAGCCGGCCACGCGCTGCGCAAGATTAGCCTGTACGACAATCAGCTGACGGCCCTCCCTGTCGCCCTCTTCCGGCACCGAAATCTGCGGGTGCTGAATATCTCCTGCAATCAGCTCGACCGCCTGCCGCCGGAGATTGGCCAGTTGCAACAGCTCGAGATGTTCGACTTTGGCCACAATCGCGCAAACGAACTCCCCGAAGAACTGGGGCAGCTGCATCGGTTGAAATACCTCTATCTGAGCGATAACGGCTTTAGCGATCTGCCGCGCTCGCTGGCGCAGCTGCAGCAGTTGGTTTACCTCAACGCGACCGACAACCATTTAACCGTTTTGCCACAGGCGATACCGAGGCTGGCGGCATTGCAGGAGCTGCGTTTATACAACAACCGCATCGGCAACCTGCCCGCCGAAATCGGGCAACTGCACGCGCTGCGCGAACTGCATATCATGAAAAATGCCCTGACCTCGCTGCCGGCGGAAATGGCTCAGCTCGGTGAGCTGGAGATACTCGACGCGGCTAACAATGCCATCGCCGAGCTGCCGCAGGCCTTCTGCCGGCTGCCGCGGCTGAGCGAGCTGAGCCTGCGTTTCAATCAGCTGACGCGTCTGCCGGATAATATCGGTGAGCTGACGGCGCTGAGAAGTCTGGATCTGCGCGCCAACCGCCTGAGTGACCTGCCGGAAAGCCTCGGCGAACTGAGCCGCCTGCGCAAGCTGGACCTGCGCTGGAATGATTTCACCCGCACGCCTAAAGTCGTCGACATCCTGCGGGCTCGCGGCTGTAGGGTGCATATATGA
- the lpxM gene encoding lauroyl-Kdo(2)-lipid IV(A) myristoyltransferase (LpxM is lauroyl-Kdo(2)-lipid IV(A) myristoyltransferase, an enzyme characterized in Escherichia coli and involved in biosynthesis of the form of lipid A found in that species and some closely related species.): protein MQNEKKSNVEFIPQFQKAFLYPRYWGVWLGTGLMAGISLVPARLRDPVLGAVGKLAGKLAKGARRRARINLLYCLPGLPESDREHIIDQMFACAPQSMVLMAELACTKPEKVLKRVRWHGEEVLDKIRAEGRNVIFLVPHGWAVDVPAMLMAARGQPMAAMFHNQRNQLIDYLWNAVRRKFGGRMHARNDGIKPFISSVRQGYWGYYLPDQDHGAEHSEFVDFFATYKATLPAVGRLMKVCRAAIVPLFPVYDGKTSMLDIYIREPMDDLAEADDPRIARRMNEEVENLVGPNPEQYTWILKLLKTRKEGEIEPYSRDDLYR from the coding sequence ATGCAAAACGAGAAGAAATCGAACGTAGAGTTCATCCCGCAGTTTCAAAAAGCCTTTTTATATCCGCGCTACTGGGGCGTGTGGTTGGGAACCGGCCTGATGGCCGGCATTTCGCTGGTGCCCGCGCGCTTGCGCGATCCGGTGCTGGGTGCGGTCGGCAAACTGGCCGGCAAGCTGGCGAAGGGCGCGCGCCGTCGTGCCCGCATCAACCTGCTGTATTGCTTGCCGGGGCTGCCGGAAAGCGACCGCGAGCACATTATCGACCAGATGTTCGCCTGTGCGCCGCAGTCGATGGTGCTGATGGCGGAGCTGGCTTGCACCAAGCCCGAGAAAGTGCTCAAGCGCGTGCGTTGGCACGGTGAAGAGGTGTTGGACAAGATCCGGGCGGAAGGGCGCAACGTGATTTTCCTGGTGCCTCACGGCTGGGCGGTGGATGTGCCGGCGATGCTGATGGCCGCGCGCGGCCAACCGATGGCCGCGATGTTCCACAATCAGCGTAATCAGCTGATCGACTACCTGTGGAATGCCGTGCGGCGTAAATTCGGCGGCCGCATGCACGCGCGCAACGACGGCATCAAACCGTTTATCAGTTCGGTACGGCAGGGGTATTGGGGCTACTATCTGCCCGATCAGGATCACGGCGCCGAGCACAGCGAGTTCGTCGATTTCTTCGCCACCTATAAGGCGACGCTGCCGGCGGTGGGGCGGCTGATGAAGGTGTGTCGCGCGGCGATCGTGCCTTTGTTCCCGGTGTACGACGGCAAAACCAGCATGCTGGATATTTATATTCGCGAGCCGATGGACGATCTGGCCGAAGCCGACGATCCGCGCATTGCCCGCCGCATGAATGAAGAAGTGGAAAATCTGGTGGGCCCGAATCCGGAACAGTATACCTGGATCCTCAAACTGCTGAAGACGCGCAAGGAAGGGGAGATTGAACCTTACTCGCGCGACGATCTGTATCGTTAA
- the mepM gene encoding murein DD-endopeptidase MepM, which translates to MQQIVRTIALAYNNLPRPHRVMLGSLTVVTLAVAVWRPFVYHPEHNPIAKSVELESSQMRSLLPEASEPIDADQPTPDDEIPQDELDQKDAGDDGVHEYVVSTGDTLGSILTQYGIDMSDVTLLASQNRDLRNLKIGQQLSWTVNDAGDLQQLTWEVSRRETRTYDRVGNSFKESKEAQQGEWRNNVISGRVNGSFVSSAGDAGLSRNEINSVIKALQWQLDFRKLRKGDQFSVLMSREHFDGKKSQSQLLGVRLRTGGKDYYAIRAEDGKFYDRQGSGLARGFMRFPTMKQFRISSNFNPRRVNPVTGRVAPHKGVDFAMPVGTPVLAVGDGEVVIAKRSGAAGNYVAIRHGRQYTTRYMHLKKLLVKPGQKVKRGDRIALSGNTGRSTGPHLHFELWTGQQAVNPLTAKLPRSEGLSGKDRSDYLAQVKEVVPQLQLD; encoded by the coding sequence GTGCAGCAGATAGTCCGAACTATCGCTCTGGCGTATAACAACCTGCCACGGCCCCACCGCGTCATGCTGGGGTCGCTGACAGTCGTCACATTGGCCGTCGCTGTTTGGCGGCCTTTTGTTTACCACCCAGAACACAACCCCATTGCCAAGAGCGTCGAGTTAGAATCCAGCCAGATGCGGTCATTGCTCCCCGAAGCCAGTGAACCGATTGATGCCGACCAACCCACCCCCGATGACGAAATCCCGCAGGATGAGCTGGATCAGAAAGATGCCGGCGACGATGGCGTGCATGAATATGTGGTTTCCACCGGCGACACCCTCGGCAGCATTCTGACGCAGTACGGCATCGATATGTCGGATGTCACGCTGCTGGCCTCGCAAAACCGCGATCTGCGTAATCTGAAGATCGGCCAACAGCTGTCGTGGACCGTGAACGATGCGGGCGATCTGCAGCAGTTGACCTGGGAAGTTTCCCGCCGCGAAACCCGCACCTATGACCGCGTCGGCAATAGCTTCAAAGAGTCGAAAGAGGCGCAGCAGGGCGAATGGCGCAACAACGTGATCAGCGGCCGGGTCAACGGCAGCTTTGTCAGCAGCGCCGGCGACGCCGGGCTGAGCCGTAACGAAATCAACTCGGTGATTAAGGCGCTGCAGTGGCAGCTCGATTTCCGCAAGCTGCGCAAAGGCGACCAGTTCTCCGTGCTGATGTCGCGCGAACATTTCGACGGCAAGAAATCGCAAAGCCAGCTGTTGGGCGTGCGTCTGCGCACCGGCGGCAAGGATTACTACGCGATCCGCGCCGAAGACGGCAAATTCTACGATCGCCAGGGCTCAGGCTTGGCGCGCGGCTTCATGCGTTTCCCGACCATGAAACAGTTCCGCATTTCCTCCAACTTCAACCCGCGTCGCGTGAACCCGGTGACCGGCCGCGTGGCGCCGCACAAAGGCGTCGATTTCGCCATGCCGGTCGGCACGCCGGTGCTGGCGGTCGGCGACGGTGAAGTGGTGATCGCCAAACGCAGCGGCGCGGCGGGCAACTATGTGGCGATCCGCCACGGCCGTCAGTACACCACGCGTTATATGCACCTGAAAAAGCTGCTGGTGAAACCGGGCCAGAAGGTGAAACGCGGCGATCGCATTGCGCTCTCCGGCAACACCGGCCGCTCCACCGGGCCGCACCTGCACTTTGAACTGTGGACCGGCCAACAGGCGGTGAACCCGCTGACGGCCAAGCTGCCGCGTTCCGAAGGGCTGAGCGGCAAAGATCGCAGCGATTATCTGGCGCAGGTGAAGGAAGTGGTTCCTCAACTGCAGTTGGATTAA
- the znuA gene encoding zinc ABC transporter substrate-binding protein ZnuA, whose product MAKKNKWLQRTLLASALLMAGPLSSASAAVVTSIRPLGFIASAIADGVTPTEVLLPDGASPHDFALRPSDIQRLRSADLVLWVGPDMEAFLNKALVPISATRKLAISELPAVKPLLMKGEEDDDHDHAGEAHNHADDDHGHHHGEYNMHVWLSPEIAKVTAIAIHDRLLELMPQNKDKLDANLRQFENLLTQTDKNVGNMLTPVQGKGYFVFHDAYGYFEKHYGLSPLGHFTVNPEIQPGAQRLHQIRTQLVEQKAVCVFAEPQFRPAVINAVAKGTKVRSGTLDPLGVGIALGKDSYGKFLTQLSNQYVSCLK is encoded by the coding sequence ATGGCAAAGAAAAATAAATGGCTGCAGCGCACGCTGCTGGCCAGCGCACTGTTGATGGCCGGCCCGCTGAGCAGCGCTTCCGCGGCGGTGGTGACCTCGATTCGTCCGTTGGGCTTTATCGCTTCGGCCATCGCCGACGGCGTGACGCCGACCGAAGTGTTGCTGCCGGATGGCGCTTCACCGCACGATTTTGCGTTGCGTCCTTCCGATATCCAGCGCTTGCGTTCCGCGGACCTGGTGCTGTGGGTTGGGCCGGACATGGAGGCGTTCCTGAACAAGGCGCTGGTGCCGATCTCGGCGACCCGCAAGCTGGCCATCAGCGAACTGCCGGCGGTGAAGCCGTTGCTGATGAAAGGCGAAGAGGACGACGATCATGATCATGCAGGCGAAGCGCATAACCATGCCGATGACGATCATGGGCATCATCACGGCGAGTACAATATGCACGTTTGGCTGTCGCCGGAGATAGCAAAAGTGACCGCGATCGCGATTCACGACAGATTGTTGGAACTTATGCCGCAAAATAAGGACAAATTAGACGCAAACCTGCGCCAGTTCGAGAATCTGCTGACGCAAACTGACAAAAATGTTGGTAACATGCTTACGCCTGTGCAAGGTAAGGGTTATTTTGTTTTTCATGATGCTTACGGCTACTTTGAGAAACACTACGGTTTGAGTCCGCTGGGCCATTTCACCGTCAATCCCGAAATTCAGCCTGGAGCACAGCGCCTACACCAAATTCGAACACAGTTGGTTGAGCAGAAAGCGGTATGCGTTTTTGCTGAGCCACAATTCAGGCCGGCCGTAATCAATGCCGTCGCCAAGGGTACCAAAGTGCGTTCCGGAACGCTGGACCCGCTGGGCGTCGGCATCGCGCTGGGGAAGGACAGCTACGGGAAATTCCTGACTCAGCTGTCAAACCAGTACGTGAGCTGCCTGAAGTAA
- the znuC gene encoding zinc ABC transporter ATP-binding protein ZnuC, with amino-acid sequence MSTLITLKNISVAFGSRKVLSNISLSLQPGRILTLLGPNGAGKSTLVRVVLGLVKPTAGTLEREPDLRIGYVPQKLHLDATLPLTVSRFMRLKPGVKKTDILPALKRVHAAHLLDQPMQKLSGGENQRVLLARALLNKPQLLVLDEPTQGVDVNGQLALYDLIDQLRKELGCAVLMVSHDLHLVMAKTDEVLCLNQHICCSGAPEVVSMHPEFIAMFGNRGAEQLAVYRHHHNHRHDLQGRIVLKKTGSREA; translated from the coding sequence ATGTCTACACTGATAACGCTAAAAAATATCTCCGTCGCCTTCGGCAGCCGCAAGGTGCTGTCGAACATTTCCCTTAGCCTGCAGCCCGGCCGTATTCTCACGCTGCTGGGCCCGAACGGCGCGGGCAAGTCTACGCTGGTGCGCGTGGTGCTGGGATTGGTCAAACCGACCGCCGGCACGCTGGAGCGTGAGCCCGATCTGCGCATCGGCTACGTGCCGCAAAAGTTGCACCTCGACGCCACCCTGCCGCTGACTGTCAGCCGCTTTATGCGCCTCAAGCCCGGCGTCAAGAAAACCGACATTCTGCCTGCGCTCAAGCGCGTGCACGCCGCCCACCTGCTCGACCAGCCGATGCAAAAGCTCTCCGGCGGTGAAAACCAACGCGTGCTGCTGGCGCGAGCGCTGTTGAACAAACCGCAGCTGCTGGTGCTGGACGAACCCACGCAGGGAGTTGACGTCAACGGCCAGCTGGCGCTGTACGATCTGATCGATCAACTGCGTAAAGAGCTGGGCTGCGCCGTGCTGATGGTGTCGCACGATCTGCATCTGGTGATGGCGAAAACCGACGAGGTCTTGTGCCTCAATCAGCATATCTGCTGCTCCGGGGCGCCGGAGGTGGTGTCGATGCATCCCGAATTCATCGCCATGTTCGGCAACCGCGGCGCAGAGCAGCTGGCGGTATATCGCCACCATCACAATCACCGCCACGACCTGCAGGGAAGAATTGTCTTGAAGAAAACCGGGAGCCGCGAAGCATGA
- the znuB gene encoding zinc ABC transporter permease subunit ZnuB produces the protein MIELLLPGWLAGVLLAGAAGPLGSFVVWRRMSYFGDTLAHASLLGVAFGLLLDINPFYAVIAITLLLALALVWLERRPQLSVDTLLGILAHSALSLGLVVVALMSNVRVDLMAYLFGDLLSVTLSDILMIAGGVAVVLLVLWWQWRDLLSMTISPELAHVDGVNLARARTVLMLVTALTIGLAMKFVGALIITSLLIIPAATARRFARTPEQMAGVAVLLGMVAVTGGLTFSACYDTPAGPSVVLCAAVLFTLSLFKKQQA, from the coding sequence ATGATTGAACTGTTACTTCCCGGCTGGCTGGCCGGCGTGTTGTTGGCCGGCGCCGCCGGGCCGCTGGGTTCTTTCGTGGTCTGGCGCCGCATGTCCTACTTTGGCGACACCCTGGCGCACGCCTCGTTGCTCGGCGTCGCCTTTGGCCTGCTGCTGGACATCAATCCCTTCTATGCGGTGATCGCCATTACGCTGCTGCTGGCTCTGGCCCTGGTGTGGCTGGAACGCCGCCCGCAGCTTTCGGTGGATACCCTGCTCGGCATTCTGGCCCACAGCGCCCTGTCGCTGGGCCTGGTAGTGGTGGCGCTGATGTCCAACGTGCGGGTCGATCTGATGGCCTATCTGTTCGGCGATCTGCTGTCGGTTACGCTGAGCGATATCCTGATGATCGCCGGCGGCGTCGCCGTGGTGCTGTTGGTGCTGTGGTGGCAGTGGCGCGATCTGCTGTCGATGACCATCAGCCCGGAGCTGGCGCACGTCGACGGCGTCAATCTGGCGCGGGCGCGCACCGTGCTGATGCTGGTGACCGCGTTGACCATCGGCCTGGCGATGAAATTCGTCGGCGCGCTGATCATCACTTCGCTGCTGATCATTCCCGCAGCTACCGCTCGCCGCTTCGCGCGCACGCCGGAACAGATGGCCGGCGTCGCGGTGCTGCTCGGCATGGTGGCCGTCACCGGCGGCCTGACTTTCTCGGCGTGTTACGATACGCCGGCCGGCCCTTCGGTAGTGCTCTGCGCCGCCGTGCTGTTCACGCTGAGCCTGTTCAAAAAACAGCAGGCTTGA